Proteins found in one Neomonachus schauinslandi chromosome 1, ASM220157v2, whole genome shotgun sequence genomic segment:
- the LOC110582499 gene encoding cytoskeleton-associated protein 2-like, producing MSTPAVPQDLQLPPSQRAQPAFREQRRQKLKEHMLKRKTFFAYKQENHIPSSRDQKVMNSEGQVHEETKVLKFKTKMAGKENVSRPPGNKNHVTMGKNCIPLRPSNELTSSTIAVDTHNFEDNNQMGQSIPIKDDPQSQHMTLSQVFHLKNNNKKKQISTEKPKQDANMSKKLVLGSYRGQIVQSKINSFRKPLPVRDESSATTRKPSAAVPKDPEPPPTDTRSTTVGSDRAPNVVTTTKLGSTAAQDRQLVRPPIRSHRDSAQDAVKLGIGQATANVTIRKGPREKELLQPNTVSSSAKTSSQAVERKKTLSRSLTSETVARPALSSNTKLVQKSKSIDPRRHTIAKATLDRSAQPKETAEERKVRLGEWKAGKRKVLKRPPSSVVTQPEPEGQNENSVGSFWTTMVEEDEQRLFTEKVNKTFSECLNLINEGCPKEEILVILNDLIKNIPDAKKLVKYWICLARIEPLTSPIENIITIYEKAILAGAQPIEEMRHAIADILTMKSQEKVKYGESIEACATKEYIQEVDSEDIGVNLESGRAEMEKKPRNVVFQDGEKEEDDKTKDPTNDVKTPSTETRGSCLIKYNVSTTPYLQSVKKKIQFDNTDTTFKELKFLTPVRRSRRIQEKTSKLPDMLKDHYPCVSSLEQLTELGGETDAFVCRPNAALCPMYSEPGTAQEK from the coding sequence ATGAGCACCCCAGCCGTGCCCCAGGACCTGCAGCTGCCCCCGAGCCAGAGGGCTCAGCCCGCGTTCAGagaacaaagaagacaaaaactcAAGGaacatatgttaaaaagaaaaactttttttgcATACAAACAGGAAAATCACATACCCAGTAGCAGAGACCAGAAAGTGATGAACTCTGAGGGCCAAGTCCACGAAGAGACAAAagttctgaaatttaaaacaaaaatggctGGTAAAGAAAATGTCAGTAGACCTCCTGGGAACAAAAATCATGTAACAATGGGAAAAAATTGTATTCCTTTAAGACCTTCTAATGAATTAACCAGTTCAACAATAGCAGTTGACACACATAATTTTGAGGATAATAATCAAATGGGACAGTCCATACCAATTAAAGATGACCCTCAAAGTCAACACATGACATTAAGCCAAGTGtttcatcttaaaaacaacaataaaaagaaacaaatatccaCAGAAAAACCAAAGCAAGATGCTAACATGTCCAAGAAGCTTGTGCTCGGGTCTTACCGTGGCCAAATTGTTCAGTCTAAGATTAATTCATTTAGAAAGCCCCTCCCAGTCAGAGATGAGAGTTCTGCAACAACGAGGAAGCCTTCAGCTGCTGTCCCTAAAGACCCAGAGCCTCCACCCACAGACACTCGCAGTACAACAGTGGGAAGTGATAGAGCCCCAAACGTGGTGACCACCACGAAACTTGGGAGCACTGCAGCTCAGGACAGACAGCTGGTGCGGCCTCCTATCAGAAGTCACCGCGACAGTGCTCAGGACGCTGTGAAACTGGGCATCGGGCAAGCCACTGCCAATGTTACAATCCGGAAGGGGCCTCGGGAGAAAGAATTACTGCAACCAAACACGGTTTCATCTAGTGCCAAAACCAGTTCTCAGGCtgtagagagaaagaagacactgTCAAGAAGCCTGACCTCTGAAACTGTAGCCAGGCCTGCTTTGTCTTCTAACACCAAACTGGTACAGAAATCAAAAAGCATTGACCCTCGCAGACACACTATAGCAAAAGCAACTCTTGATAGATCGGCTCAGCCCAAAGAAActgcagaagagagaaaagttcGTCTGGGTGAGTGGAAAGCTGGTAAAAGAAAAGTGCTGAAAAGGCCTCCTAGCTCAGTGGTTACCCAGCCTGAGCCTGAAGGGCAAAACGAAAACTCAGTTGGGTCCTTTTGGACGACCATGGTAGAAGAAGATGAACAAagattatttactgaaaaagtaaACAAGACATTTTCAGAATGCCTAAACCTGATTAATGAGGGGTgcccaaaagaagaaatattggtCATACTGAATGACCTGATTAAAAATATTCCAGATGCCAAAAAACTTGTTAAATATTGGATATGCCTTGCACGTATTGAACCACTCACAAGTCCTATTGAAAATATTATCACAATCTATGAGAAAGCTATTCTGGCAGGGGCTCAGCCTATTGAAGAGATGCGACATGCAATTGCAGATATTCTAACAATGAAGAGtcaagaaaaagtgaaatatggAGAAAGTATTGAGGCTTGTGCAACTAAGGAATACATCCAAGAAGTTGACAGTGAAGATATCGGTGTTAATCTAGAGTCAGGAagagcagaaatggaaaagaaacctAGAAATGTGGTATTTCAAGATggtgaaaaagaagaagatgacaAAACAAAGGATCCAACCAATGATGTTAAAACCCCCAGTACAGAAACCAGGGGCAGTTGcttaattaaatataatgtgtCTACTACACCATACCTACAAAGTGTAAAGAAGAAGATCCAGTTTGACAACACAGATACTACATTTAAAGAGCTAAAGTTTCTAACACCAGTTAGACGTTCTCGACGTATTCAAGAGAAGACTTCTAAATTGCCAGATATGTTAAAAGACCATTATCCATGCGTGTCATCACTGGAGCAGTTAACAGAGTTAGGAGGTGAAACTGATGCTTTTGTATGCCGTCCGAATGCAGCGCTATGCCCCATGTACTCAGAGCCTGGAACAGcacaagagaaataa